GAGTCTGCATCCACCGGGCCTGGTTGAGCTGCATGCAGCCAACCAATCAGGCCCTTAATGGACCAGCTTCCGCGTCCGTTCCAGCGCGCCGGCACGCACGTGCGCCCGTCCGCGCCGTGTTTCTGCGATGCAATTGTTTCTAATCGCAGAACGCGATACATAGACGCCCCCTGTGCCCGCTGCTCAGGAGTCGGAACGCGACCCGCCGCGTCTCTCGCTTTCCGCGGTTGTGCCCGCCTGGGcttatgggggggggggggggggggggggggggggggggggctttggGCTGCTTGCTTGGGTCGTCTGTTCTGCGTGCTACCTGGCCCAACTGTGTTCGCCCAAAATGCAACGAATTTGTTCCCAAGAAAAGTGAAAACACGTCAAGACAGCTGGAGCAGAAGGGCCAGAACTCAAGCATCTCAAATGTGACATGTCCTCTAGGTAGGGCTTGGTACCTTCAGCTCAATTCCAGCGCAGTATTCACCGACACCCGAACGGAACATCGACGCTGCCTTTCAGGCTTGCCGCCGTTGCTGTACCTTCCCATGGCAAAAACAACTGCACGCATTCTGCAGTGGAACGCAGAGAAGGCTGCGCTGCGGAGGCCGCCTGGCCGGTGGGCTGCGCTCTGAAGCGCAGACTACCAGTACCACCAGCGTCGACCGAAGTGCTGGAACCGCATCGCCAGCAGGAATGATTTCCAAACCTTGCAGGCACGCAGTTCAAATTGCACAGATATGACCAGCCCCAAATCATATAACGCACAACAAATGAATTTCTCACATTCGAGATGCGGCTAATCAGGTTCTGAACCCCCAAGAAATTGAAGCCAACAAGCATGTGTAAACACAAAGCGAACAGACAAGAATAATGCCAGCTCTTCATGATTTATATTAAAAGCAGACGACACGGCTCTTCAAACAAGAGTTCAGATGTCCAAATCGTTCACATCTCTCCTTGGCTCACACTTGAAAATTGCTCTAATATCCTAGCAGGCCCCGTTACCAAGCACAAATTTCAAACCGAGGTCCAGAATGTCGAACATAAAGCTCCAGGCGCCGGAGTGTGTCGCATTTAGTGGGACTTGACGTACTCCTGCACTATGTTAAGGCCCTCAGATTCCTCACCGTAGTCCTGGAATTGGAACATAGAAGACAGGCATCAGCTTAATGCAAGCCATTCCTTGAATGTATAAAACAAGTTGGTTGTTTGTAGTACTTCAGCAGGAAATCAATCTGTTACCTTGACAACGACACAGGAGCAGCCCACAACCTTCCTTGCCTTGCCCTCAGAGTCAATCTTGCAAAGCTGGGATAGGGATAATAACAGGCAAAGCTTGTTAGAACTTGACAAGCTGTAGAACAAGGTGGAGATAATGCTCCGCAAATTAAAGAATGCACGAGACAATAAGTGAATGTATAGGCATGTTTTTTTAACGTAATGAATGTATAGGCATGTAAGAATCCAAAAACAGCAGTACAGTCACCACTTTTGTAATAGCCAAATAGATAGATCAATACGAATCACCAACTAAATGTTAAAACTTGAAGCATCTACAGATCAACACAATGTAAAATGAGGGTTTTCTAAGAAGCATTATTTGAACTCACCCCAGCCCACTCGCCAAGAGTTTTGGCGCTAGGCACGGTAACCAGATGAACATTGTGCTCGGAGCACAGTGCCTTCACCAGTTTGACATAATCAGGCTGGTCACAGTCCTCAGCAAGCACGCAGAGCTGAGCAGCATGCTTCTCAATGGCTTTGGCAGCCTCACGAAGGCCCTTCACAAGACCATCATGAGCACTGGACTTCTTCATGACAAGCTGCAGGGCAGTCATCAAGTCCATCGGCTCCCCGAGAACAGGGGTAGGTGCCTCAACCGCAACAGGGGTCTCCTGATCCCTGCAAAAGCGCAAAATCACAGTGAATCATTGAGCAGGACATAAAAAGACCAAAACAGCAGGATTTCCAGACAATCGTACCAAGCCAAAAGAAAATATGCCAACATATTCCCATAAATGCAGCAAAGTattcatagtttttttttcacatgGGTTAAACTAGCCATCGACTAGCAACAGGTCACAAGGCCCAAGAGTTATAGCATAAAGTTACATTCAATTCTTCATATGAGACAGTCTCCATCAACAAGAAACAAGATTTTGAAGTCTCAACTATAAGAAAGGCCGGAACCCTTTAAACTAACAAAGGTAACCCTAAGAAAACAACCTGATTTTGAGGTCTGAACCATTTAGAACCATTTCTGCTACAACGTGATAATCCCATAGGGTGATTGGGAATGACTAATACAGTCACCAAACAGTCGATTCACTCTACAAATCCGCCCAGCTATTAAAAATAACAAGGATGCACTCTGCCGGAAATGTTTCAGCCCAGATCAACACCACGAGCGTAACTTACACGATTAAAGAGTACAGCTAATCAACCTAGCCACGATTCCTCAGTTCTCGAAGCGAGCAGGAAACATGAAACATCCCGCATAGGTGCAAGACAAACATGTACACCAACTAGGTAAGCACAAAAATTAAAGATTTGGTGGGAGAACATACGCCATCTCCCGCGCTCCGAGGACTTGGCCGACTGCGAATGGATTACCTGGGAGCGAGCAAGCGGAATGAATGTCAGTAGCAATTAGAGACGGAGATTTCGGAGGAAAAGGAGGAATGTCAGAAGCGCGCCGCCACCTCGAGGGGTTGGAGAGCGAAGGGAAGCACCGTGCGGCTAGGGTTTTCGCGAGGGGAGGAGACGGCTGGGTGCTGGTGGACTTATATCTGAGTCGGGTCATTTGGGCCTTAGTGGGCTTAACGTTTTATCAGGCCGGGGGCGAGTGAACCCACCGATTTTGAAATAGGCCCAAATGGGATTGGCCTTAGTGATGACTTGCTATATTTAAGGttcttttttttgtgtgaaAACAGAGCATAAACGAAGGACCTACATAGACCAAGTACAATCATCACTCATATGGAAGCAGGCACGCACACTATTCTATGAGTACCTTCGAGATATTGAGACAGTAAATTTTGAGACTGACAATAATTGACTGAGATAAACGCAAACATTCGTGCTGAGTTTAACTCCAGCTCTGGTCCTGGTGGTAAGCTTTAAAAGTTTGGTTACTAGAGTTAGTTATCTAGATCTTTCTAGCTTTATATAACTACATTTTTCTCTAAAACTATGCAACTTGTGTTGCAACGATGTAGCATTATGATTTGCTGTGCTTTTCCATTTATTATAACTCcgtatactttttttttctttgaacgCACAACCTTGCACAGAAAGATGAAAGACGAGTGAAGCAGCATGTAGGC
This window of the Panicum virgatum strain AP13 chromosome 1K, P.virgatum_v5, whole genome shotgun sequence genome carries:
- the LOC120706123 gene encoding 40S ribosomal protein S12, with product MADQETPVAVEAPTPVLGEPMDLMTALQLVMKKSSAHDGLVKGLREAAKAIEKHAAQLCVLAEDCDQPDYVKLVKALCSEHNVHLVTVPSAKTLGEWAGLCKIDSEGKARKVVGCSCVVVKDYGEESEGLNIVQEYVKSH